Genomic DNA from Corallococcus silvisoli:
CAGCGAGCGCCAGCAATCCAGTCAAACGACGACGCATGGTGGGTCTCCTGGACAGGAGGCGGTGGGTTTCAACCAGTGACGGCAGCTCCAGGCCATGCGCCTGCGATTGCGGGCGCGACTCCCATGGCTGGATCTGCCGGGGAACTCGCGATGCTCTCTACAGGGTTTTGGAGAGGGCGAAAGTCGCCAGATGGCGTCGCCGCAAGAGTTTTCAATGGGATTGGCGTCGTGACGGTTTCGATACGGAAATGACACGAACCCCGGGATGAATGGTCACGGACGCGAAACACGAGCCGTGGGCGTGTCGTTTGTGTCACGCGCCCCTCCTTGCCCGCGCGGGATGCGCGGCACAGCCGAACCCGCTCACCCCCAGCAGAAGGGAGGAGCGGGCGAAGGCCTCGGCGCGGGCTTGCGGAGGGACGGTGAGCTACTTGCGCTCGACGCGGGTGCCGGAGAGGGGCTTCACCTCATCGCGAAGGACGGCCACCGCCAGCTTGCGGGTGTCCTCATACGACGGCTCGCCATTGAAGAAGGCGAAGGTCCGGTGTGAGTCGTCCGCCGCATAGGCGTCGAAGTGGAAGACCCGCCCCGTGGCGCCGGGCTCTCGCGCGGCGTTGGTGAATGCGTACGAGCCCAGGCTCAGGCGCCACGCGACGGGGGCCCCTCCCGACCCGGGCGTCTCCACGTAGAACGTGTAGCGCACGGCCCAGTCCCCTTCGAGCTTGAAGTGCTCCGCGACCATCACCGTCGCGTCGCCCTCCTTGAACTGCTCCCGGACGAAGACGCCACTGTCCACCTTGCCCTCCTGGTGGAGCTTCACCAACCGGGCACGCGCGGCGTCACGCTCCGGGAACTGCTTCAGCGCCTCGTGCTCCTGCACCAGCTTCGCGAGCGTGCGCCAGTCATCGGGCAGGTCCAACGCGGCGGCCTGGAAGTGCGCCAGCGCCCGCGGGTGGTCGCCCTTCTTCTGGTAGGCCTGCCCGATGTTGTACCGGGTCATCGGATGGCGTGGAGCCTGAGGCGTCACCTTCGACAGCCATTGAAAGGCCTCCGCCTCCTGTCCCCCGTCCAACAGCATCAGTCCGAGCGCGCCAGCGGACTCCCCGTCATCGGGATCCAATGAGAGTGCATGCTCGAATGCCTTTCGCGCCCTGCCTGCGTCCCCCGCCAAGGCCAGGGCATTGCCCAAGGCAGACCAGTATTTCACCACCCGAGGTGCGAGCGCTGTCGCCAGGGTCAACTCCGCGATGGAGCCCTGGCTGTCCGAAACGACCCCTAGCGAATAGCCCTTGAGGTAGTGGTACTCCGCGACCTCGGGGGCCAACGCCAGCGCCTTGTCGAACTCCCGCCCCGCCTCCGCGTCACGCTCGCCATAGAAATACACGCGCCCCAACAGGTAATGCAGGTGCGCGTCCTCCGTGTCTTTTTGAACAGCCTTTTCCAGCGCCTGCTGGACCCGCTCGAACACCTGCTGCTGGGCGGGCCCCGCGGGCGAGAACCGGACCGCATCCAGTTGCGCCTCCCACTCCACCGCGGCGGGCGTTCGGGTCAACTGGACGGCGGCGGGCGCGGCGGTCCTGCACGCCACGCTCAAGGCCAACAAAGCCAGACACACGAGTTTTCCGGGCATGCTCGCAATCTCTCACGGCATCCCCGAACCCTCTCATCATGATTGCATCATGGACCCTACCGCACCCGTTCGATGCGGTGCTTGCGTCCCTTGATGCGCCCTTCGCTCAGCCGCTGGAACGCGACCTTCACCACGCGCTTGGAGACGGCGACGAAGGCGTGATGGTCGTGGATCTCAATCTTGCCCACGTCCTCCGCCTTCAGCCCTCCCGCCTCGCCCGTGAGCGCGCCCAGGATGTCGCCCGGACGCATCTTGTCCTTGCGCCCGGCGGAGATGGACAGCGTCTCCCAACCGGAGATGAGCGACACGCCCGTCACGTTCTCCGGCACCAGCGCGTCCACGTCCCCCTTCTCCAGCTTCACGCCCGTGGTGGCTTCGATGTCCTCCACCTTGCGGCTGTCCGAGCGGGTGACCAGCGAGAGCGCCAGACCGCGCCGGCCCGCGCGCCCCGTGCGGCCAATGCGGTGCACGTAGGCCTCCGGCTGCTGCGGCATCTCGTAGTTCACCACCGCATCCAGCGCCTCCACGTCGATGCCCCGGCCCGCGACGTCCGTGGCCACCAGCACGCGCGTGCTGTGATTGCGGAACTTCGCCATCACCCGGTCCCGGTCGAACTGCTCCAGGTCCCCCTGCAACCCGTCCGCGCTCACCCCCGCCTGCACCAGCGCGCGCGTCAGCTCCACCACCACCGCCTTGAAGTTGCAGAACACGATGGCGGAGGCCGGCTGGTGCTGGCGCAACAGGCGCATCAGCAGGGCCTGCTTGTCCTCCGGCTGGCAGGCGTACGCCACCTGCTGGATGTCCGGCGCGGCCTCCTCCTGCGCCAGGGACACCCGCACCGGGTCCTTCTGGAACGCGCGGCTGAGCTTCTCGATGTCGTCCGGGAACGTCGCGGAGAAGAGCACCGTCTGCCGCTTCGAGGGCGTCGCCCCGAGCACCCGCTCCATGTCCTCGCGGAACCCCATGTCCAACATCCGGTCCGCTTCATCCAACACCACCGTGGCCAGATGCCGCGTGTCCAGCACCTCGCGG
This window encodes:
- a CDS encoding tetratricopeptide repeat protein, yielding MPGKLVCLALLALSVACRTAAPAAVQLTRTPAAVEWEAQLDAVRFSPAGPAQQQVFERVQQALEKAVQKDTEDAHLHYLLGRVYFYGERDAEAGREFDKALALAPEVAEYHYLKGYSLGVVSDSQGSIAELTLATALAPRVVKYWSALGNALALAGDAGRARKAFEHALSLDPDDGESAGALGLMLLDGGQEAEAFQWLSKVTPQAPRHPMTRYNIGQAYQKKGDHPRALAHFQAAALDLPDDWRTLAKLVQEHEALKQFPERDAARARLVKLHQEGKVDSGVFVREQFKEGDATVMVAEHFKLEGDWAVRYTFYVETPGSGGAPVAWRLSLGSYAFTNAAREPGATGRVFHFDAYAADDSHRTFAFFNGEPSYEDTRKLAVAVLRDEVKPLSGTRVERK
- the dbpA gene encoding ATP-dependent RNA helicase DbpA, which encodes MDFSALALSPPLLQVLEELEFRTATPIQAQSIPVLLQGKDLVGQARTGSGKTAAFALPILQKVKLTQDRRLQALVLCPTRELCAQVAGEIRRLARRMPGVQVLALAGGQPIRPQVEALEKGVHIGVGTPGRILDLLDREVLDTRHLATVVLDEADRMLDMGFREDMERVLGATPSKRQTVLFSATFPDDIEKLSRAFQKDPVRVSLAQEEAAPDIQQVAYACQPEDKQALLMRLLRQHQPASAIVFCNFKAVVVELTRALVQAGVSADGLQGDLEQFDRDRVMAKFRNHSTRVLVATDVAGRGIDVEALDAVVNYEMPQQPEAYVHRIGRTGRAGRRGLALSLVTRSDSRKVEDIEATTGVKLEKGDVDALVPENVTGVSLISGWETLSISAGRKDKMRPGDILGALTGEAGGLKAEDVGKIEIHDHHAFVAVSKRVVKVAFQRLSEGRIKGRKHRIERVR